In the genome of Paenibacillus pabuli, one region contains:
- a CDS encoding ABC transporter substrate-binding protein, with amino-acid sequence MARFKMKIALAPVLAMSLLAGCGGGNSGETSFKDTSGDTSPITFSFFSVDPSPNWNGMKDEVGQVLTEKTGVTLNGEFAVSGGQDKISLMAASGDYPDIVSPKGELSKLVDAGAMLDLTDLIDQYAPNLKKLYGNYMDRLKYSNEDQAIYVLPTYYAVDQKYFDAGGGFGIQHRVLKELGYPEVRTLQDYENVLKAYKEKHPTIDGQPTIPLSLDADDWRIMITVTNPAFQATGAPDDGEYYINPETYEAMLHYKRPEEKEYFRWLNHMYSEGLLDQDSFVQKTDQYKSKIASGRVLGVIDQDWGYSDAENALKSAGKDEATYSHFPVTLSKDIKDQTFQDPGFVSGWGVGISTTNPDPVRTIKFFDYLASEEGQVLMNWGIEGKQYEVKDGKRVIPADVLDQKTNNAAVFQKETGIGLYTNLSGHYGDGVKDSTDNYYTTNFPEQIVAAYSDAEKETLKAYGATTWKDLFPSEDEFPVKAWGAAYNLPTPGDSDYNVIFQKTQDIIRKRIPEAILSSPDKFDAIYDGMIAELNKAGAEKMEQQYTQLVQNRVQLWNGEASK; translated from the coding sequence ATGGCAAGGTTCAAAATGAAGATTGCACTGGCTCCAGTGCTTGCGATGTCTTTGCTCGCAGGTTGCGGTGGAGGCAACAGCGGCGAAACGTCGTTTAAGGATACAAGCGGTGATACATCTCCGATTACATTCAGCTTTTTTAGCGTGGATCCCAGTCCGAACTGGAACGGTATGAAAGATGAGGTAGGTCAGGTTCTAACGGAAAAAACAGGTGTAACCCTCAATGGTGAATTTGCCGTCAGCGGCGGTCAAGATAAAATATCTTTAATGGCAGCGAGCGGAGATTATCCGGATATCGTGTCACCCAAAGGAGAGCTAAGCAAGCTCGTGGATGCCGGAGCCATGTTGGATCTGACAGATCTGATCGATCAATATGCTCCCAATCTGAAGAAGCTGTATGGTAATTACATGGACCGGTTGAAGTACAGCAATGAGGACCAGGCAATTTATGTGCTGCCGACGTATTATGCGGTAGATCAGAAGTACTTTGATGCAGGCGGCGGATTTGGTATCCAGCATCGTGTATTGAAAGAACTGGGATACCCTGAAGTGCGTACGCTCCAAGATTATGAAAATGTGTTGAAGGCATATAAGGAGAAACATCCAACGATTGACGGTCAACCAACGATTCCGTTATCCCTCGACGCAGATGACTGGAGAATCATGATTACCGTAACGAATCCGGCCTTCCAGGCAACTGGCGCTCCGGATGACGGGGAATACTATATCAATCCAGAAACGTATGAAGCTATGCTGCACTACAAACGCCCAGAGGAAAAAGAGTACTTCCGCTGGTTGAACCATATGTACAGCGAGGGATTGCTTGATCAGGACAGCTTTGTGCAGAAGACAGACCAGTACAAATCCAAAATTGCAAGCGGACGTGTACTGGGTGTCATTGACCAGGATTGGGGATACTCTGATGCAGAGAATGCTTTGAAATCTGCTGGTAAAGATGAAGCGACATATTCTCACTTCCCGGTAACTCTGTCTAAAGATATCAAGGATCAAACCTTCCAGGATCCTGGTTTTGTATCTGGATGGGGTGTAGGTATTTCTACCACGAATCCCGACCCGGTTCGTACAATCAAATTCTTTGATTACCTGGCTTCGGAAGAAGGCCAAGTGCTGATGAACTGGGGTATTGAAGGCAAACAGTACGAAGTGAAGGATGGCAAACGTGTCATTCCTGCCGATGTGCTGGATCAAAAGACAAACAATGCTGCCGTATTCCAGAAGGAAACAGGGATTGGCCTCTACACCAATTTGTCGGGCCACTACGGTGACGGTGTCAAAGATTCAACAGATAACTATTACACAACGAATTTCCCTGAACAGATTGTAGCCGCTTATTCCGATGCAGAGAAAGAAACACTCAAAGCATACGGAGCGACAACGTGGAAGGACCTGTTCCCTAGTGAAGATGAATTCCCGGTTAAAGCATGGGGGGCAGCGTATAATTTGCCGACTCCTGGTGATTCGGACTACAATGTCATTTTCCAAAAAACACAGGATATTATCCGTAAACGCATTCCAGAAGCGATTCTCAGTTCCCCTGATAAGTTCGATGCCATCTATGACGGAATGATTGCCGAGCTGAATAAAGCCGGAGCAGAGAAAATGGAACAGCAATACACTCAACTTGTGCAAAACCGTGTTCAATTGTGGAACGGGGAAGCGAGCAAGTGA
- a CDS encoding ABC transporter substrate-binding protein has translation MKGKTPKTFAMLLLASALAITAGCSGSGGGTTASETPTDTGDTTSPITFTFFGADASPNWNNMKDAVGQEITKQTGVTIEAEYDVNNGGDQKIPLMAASGDYPDIIYPKGNLSKLVDAGAMLDLTDLIDKYAPNLKKIYGDQMNRLKYSLEDQSIYTIPTNMGVDNVAFDATGGFEIQQKVLKELGYPEVKTLEDYEKVLKEYYAKHPTIDGQPTIPLTLNADDWKIMITVTNPAFQATGGPDDGEYYINPETYEAMLHYKRPEEKEYFRWLNKMYNEGILDKDTFVQKDDQYKSKIASGRVLGLIDQEWNYGEAENALKSKNNGEDTYAHFSVSINKDIVDHTFQPTGFDGYGIGISTTAKDPVRIIKFMDWLASDEGQVLRNWGIEGQHYNVENGQRVIPADVQDRKVNDNSAFTKETGIGMYNIFSARYGDGVKDSTGNYYTTNFPEQIQAGYTAAEKETLKAYGITTWKDFYPSEDDLKLKDWGAAYNMPVPSDTDYNVAFQKTQDIVRKRIPEAILAKPENFDKVYDDLLAELDKAGAVEMEKQYTVWIKERVALWTGKDMK, from the coding sequence ATGAAGGGCAAAACACCAAAAACATTCGCAATGCTTCTGTTAGCCAGCGCTCTTGCCATTACAGCAGGATGCAGCGGCAGCGGAGGAGGAACTACGGCTTCAGAGACACCAACGGACACAGGGGATACGACCAGTCCAATTACCTTTACGTTCTTTGGTGCTGACGCAAGTCCGAACTGGAACAACATGAAGGACGCAGTCGGCCAGGAAATTACGAAACAAACAGGTGTTACAATTGAGGCCGAGTATGATGTGAATAATGGTGGCGACCAGAAGATACCTCTGATGGCTGCCAGCGGTGATTACCCTGATATTATCTATCCTAAAGGTAACTTGTCTAAGCTTGTGGATGCAGGCGCGATGCTTGACCTGACAGACCTGATTGACAAATACGCACCAAATCTGAAGAAAATCTATGGGGACCAGATGAACCGTCTGAAATACAGTTTGGAAGATCAGTCCATTTACACGATCCCAACAAACATGGGTGTAGATAATGTTGCGTTTGATGCTACAGGCGGATTTGAGATTCAGCAGAAAGTATTGAAAGAACTTGGCTACCCGGAAGTAAAAACACTCGAAGATTATGAGAAAGTTCTCAAAGAGTATTATGCTAAACATCCAACCATTGACGGACAACCGACCATTCCGCTGACGCTGAATGCAGATGACTGGAAAATCATGATTACGGTAACGAATCCAGCCTTCCAGGCAACCGGTGGACCGGATGACGGTGAATATTATATTAACCCTGAAACCTATGAAGCAATGCTGCACTATAAACGTCCAGAAGAGAAAGAATACTTCCGCTGGCTGAACAAAATGTACAATGAAGGCATTCTGGACAAAGATACATTTGTACAGAAGGATGACCAATACAAATCCAAAATCGCAAGCGGTCGGGTACTGGGACTGATTGACCAGGAATGGAACTATGGTGAAGCTGAGAATGCTTTGAAATCAAAAAACAATGGCGAGGACACTTACGCTCACTTCTCTGTATCCATCAACAAGGATATTGTGGACCATACATTCCAACCAACCGGATTCGATGGATACGGCATCGGTATTTCAACAACTGCGAAAGACCCTGTACGGATTATCAAATTTATGGATTGGCTCGCTTCGGATGAAGGACAGGTGCTGAGAAACTGGGGTATTGAAGGCCAACACTACAATGTAGAAAACGGTCAACGGGTGATCCCTGCTGATGTGCAGGATCGCAAAGTGAATGACAACTCTGCTTTTACCAAAGAAACAGGTATCGGAATGTACAACATCTTCAGCGCCAGATATGGCGATGGTGTCAAAGATTCCACAGGTAACTATTACACCACGAACTTCCCTGAGCAGATTCAGGCAGGTTATACTGCTGCAGAGAAGGAAACATTGAAAGCCTACGGCATTACAACGTGGAAAGATTTCTATCCTTCTGAAGACGATCTGAAGCTGAAAGATTGGGGCGCAGCATACAACATGCCAGTACCTTCGGATACGGATTATAACGTAGCATTCCAAAAAACACAGGATATTGTCCGCAAACGTATTCCTGAAGCCATCCTTGCCAAACCGGAGAATTTTGACAAAGTGTATGATGATCTCCTGGCAGAGCTTGATAAAGCAGGTGCGGTAGAGATGGAGAAACAATACACCGTTTGGATCAAGGAACGTGTTGCTCTGTGGACAGGTAAAGACATGAAATAA